From Paenibacillus sp. PK3_47, the proteins below share one genomic window:
- a CDS encoding iron chelate uptake ABC transporter family permease subunit: MDFAGLSPNTLWVLFSTLILGVASGLIGCLAYWKRQSLMSDALSHAALPGIIIAFSLTGTKSVPVLMAGAALSAFIGFLFIQWIQSSTKIKEDTAMGIVLSIFFGLGIMLLSIVNRTAGGGQSGLDHFIFGQAASMTGKDVRTMSVLAFIIIAIIWIGFKEWKLYLFDADFARGLGMSGRLMNGIYMALLILVIVIGIQAVGVILMAALLIIPPVSARYWTHSFKTMLILSAVFGGGAGAAGTWVSTLGKGWPTGPFIVLLSSSLFLVSLIFGFQKGLVAKRLQLRALKKQSLPPLPSHMQKGEI, from the coding sequence ATGGACTTCGCCGGACTTTCACCAAACACACTATGGGTATTGTTCAGCACTTTAATTCTTGGAGTCGCCTCGGGTCTGATCGGATGCCTGGCCTACTGGAAACGCCAAAGCCTGATGAGTGATGCCCTGTCCCATGCGGCGCTGCCGGGAATTATCATTGCGTTCTCGCTCACCGGAACCAAAAGCGTGCCCGTTCTGATGGCCGGAGCGGCGCTTAGCGCGTTTATCGGCTTTCTTTTTATCCAGTGGATCCAGTCTTCCACCAAAATTAAAGAAGATACCGCCATGGGCATCGTATTATCGATCTTTTTCGGACTCGGCATTATGCTGCTGTCTATCGTGAACCGGACGGCTGGCGGCGGGCAGAGCGGACTGGACCATTTTATCTTCGGGCAGGCTGCTTCCATGACGGGCAAGGATGTCCGGACGATGTCTGTGCTGGCCTTCATAATCATTGCAATCATCTGGATCGGATTCAAAGAGTGGAAGCTCTACCTGTTCGATGCTGATTTTGCCAGAGGGCTGGGGATGTCCGGGCGGCTAATGAACGGAATTTATATGGCACTGCTGATTCTTGTCATTGTTATTGGTATCCAGGCGGTAGGTGTGATCCTGATGGCTGCCCTCCTGATTATCCCCCCGGTTAGCGCGAGATACTGGACGCATTCTTTTAAAACCATGCTGATTCTCTCGGCGGTATTTGGCGGAGGTGCGGGAGCTGCAGGCACTTGGGTAAGTACGCTTGGAAAAGGCTGGCCTACCGGTCCGTTCATCGTGCTGCTCTCGTCATCATTGTTCCTTGTATCGCTGATCTTCGGCTTTCAAAAGGGCTTGGTGGCCAAACGCCTTCAGCTGAGAGCACTTAAAAAGCAGTCCCTGCCGCCGCTGCCATCCCATATGCAAAAGGGGGAGATCTGA
- a CDS encoding metal ABC transporter permease, whose protein sequence is MSYTGWILLTASLVGLTCGIIGTFLILRRMAMMADAISHSVLLGIVVAFLITKQLSGGHMLIGSIIAGLATAVLVQFLHSRGVAQEASIGVVFTTLFAAGVVLIATKVGNAHLDVQHALMGEITFVPWNKVNVPWIGEVPQATLMLSIVLVIVLAVILAFYKEWKITSFDPALAASLGLPVVFMHYLFMTLVSVTTVASFDAVGAIMVVAMLITPAASAYLWTEKLSVMLLLSAGFGVLSAITGYYIAVWLDTSISGSMAFATGIVFLASFIGSPTNGVFSRYLRAAVVAEE, encoded by the coding sequence ATAAGCTACACCGGCTGGATTCTGCTGACGGCGTCACTTGTCGGATTAACCTGCGGGATTATCGGCACCTTCCTTATTCTGAGAAGAATGGCGATGATGGCCGATGCCATCAGTCACAGCGTGCTGCTCGGAATCGTCGTCGCCTTCCTGATCACAAAACAGCTCAGCGGCGGTCATATGTTAATCGGCTCAATTATTGCCGGCCTTGCAACAGCGGTGCTCGTCCAGTTTCTGCATTCCCGCGGTGTCGCACAGGAGGCTTCGATCGGGGTGGTTTTCACCACTCTTTTTGCGGCCGGCGTAGTGCTGATTGCCACCAAAGTGGGGAATGCGCATCTGGATGTGCAGCACGCCCTGATGGGGGAGATCACCTTTGTTCCCTGGAACAAAGTGAATGTTCCGTGGATTGGCGAGGTGCCGCAGGCTACATTGATGCTGTCCATCGTGCTGGTTATCGTGCTGGCCGTAATTCTCGCTTTTTATAAAGAATGGAAAATCACCTCGTTCGATCCGGCGCTGGCTGCGAGCCTCGGCCTTCCGGTTGTGTTCATGCACTATCTGTTCATGACACTTGTATCTGTAACAACTGTTGCGTCGTTTGACGCTGTTGGCGCTATCATGGTCGTAGCCATGCTGATTACACCGGCGGCTTCAGCCTACCTGTGGACCGAAAAGCTGTCGGTCATGCTGCTGCTCAGCGCCGGGTTTGGAGTGCTGTCAGCTATTACTGGTTATTACATCGCCGTCTGGCTGGATACCTCAATCTCGGGGTCGATGGCTTTTGCCACCGGGATTGTGTTTCTGGCCAGCTTCATCGGTTCGCCAACCAATGGCGTATTCTCCAGATATTTGCGGGCAGCAGTGGTGGCGGAGGAATAG
- a CDS encoding acetylglutamate kinase translates to MYPYASPGFHPVYARPQLICLTKAQIEFKNHMRMLWEQHVAWTRMAITSLVFGLPDTDAVLARLLQNAPDMGNAFKPFFGENIGNTYTRLITEHLSIAADLVKAAKAGDTSSAAAAEKKWYANADEIISFLSSILSYLPKEEFKKMFYEHLALTQAEAVAMLNKDYKASIQIYDRIERQALMMADMIRNAILLQFPHALKY, encoded by the coding sequence ATGTATCCTTATGCCTCGCCCGGTTTTCACCCTGTTTACGCAAGACCCCAACTGATTTGCCTGACCAAAGCCCAGATTGAGTTTAAAAACCACATGCGGATGCTGTGGGAGCAGCATGTTGCATGGACACGCATGGCCATTACGAGCCTGGTATTCGGGCTGCCTGACACAGATGCCGTACTGGCCCGTCTTCTGCAGAATGCTCCGGATATGGGGAACGCGTTCAAGCCCTTTTTTGGAGAAAACATTGGTAACACGTACACCCGCTTAATCACGGAACATCTGAGCATTGCAGCCGATCTTGTGAAAGCAGCCAAGGCAGGAGATACAAGTAGCGCTGCTGCTGCAGAAAAGAAATGGTATGCCAACGCAGACGAAATTATCAGCTTCCTGAGCAGCATCCTCTCTTACTTGCCCAAAGAGGAATTCAAGAAGATGTTCTATGAGCACCTTGCCTTAACCCAGGCAGAAGCGGTTGCCATGCTCAATAAAGATTACAAGGCCAGCATTCAGATCTATGACCGGATCGAGCGTCAAGCGCTGATGATGGCCGATATGATCCGTAATGCCATATTGCTCCAATTCCCGCATGCGCTGAAGTATTAA
- a CDS encoding O-acetyl-ADP-ribose deacetylase: MEISVKDTIVQLIQGDITKTTVDAIVNAANTSLMGGGGVDGAIHRAGGKAILEECIKIRNQQEGCAVGEAVVTTGGNLNCRFVIHTVGPVWNGGMNNEEDKLRNCYRNSLKQADLNGAASIAFPNISTGIYNYPKDLACNIAIDEVFNYFVNNDSEIKRLVFVCFDDESFAIYENELVKYDHHD; this comes from the coding sequence ATGGAAATTAGTGTGAAAGACACAATCGTCCAATTGATTCAGGGTGATATTACTAAAACTACTGTCGATGCCATAGTAAACGCAGCCAATACAAGTTTGATGGGTGGGGGCGGTGTAGATGGTGCCATCCATAGAGCTGGCGGAAAAGCAATATTAGAAGAGTGCATAAAGATCCGCAATCAACAGGAAGGCTGTGCAGTCGGAGAAGCGGTAGTAACAACCGGAGGGAACTTGAATTGCCGCTTCGTCATTCATACCGTTGGTCCCGTCTGGAACGGCGGAATGAACAATGAGGAAGATAAGCTGAGAAACTGTTACAGGAATTCTTTAAAACAAGCTGATTTAAACGGAGCTGCAAGCATTGCTTTTCCAAATATAAGTACAGGCATATATAACTACCCGAAAGATTTAGCCTGCAATATAGCCATAGACGAAGTATTTAACTATTTCGTAAATAACGATTCAGAAATTAAGAGGCTCGTATTTGTATGTTTTGATGATGAAAGTTTTGCAATATATGAAAATGAACTAGTAAAGTATGATCATCATGATTGA
- a CDS encoding glycoside hydrolase family 2 TIM barrel-domain containing protein, which translates to MRKKLDYQPPANGYPEWNNNPEIFELNRMKAHASKMSYPSVEQALEGSKESSPYYQSLNGTWKFSFSETPEQRIKEFYTAEYDSSGWADMPVPSHWQFQGYDYPQYTNVRYPWAVSEPDLKPPFAPTKYNPVGSYVRTFTVPESWDGQPVYLSFQGVESAFYVWVNGELAGYGEDTFTPSEYDITAYLREGENKLAVEVYRWCDASWLEDQDFWRLSGIFRDVYLYTTPSVHIADFFVRTDLDSDFVNADLNVDVTLEDYYGQKPGSLSLQMQLYDDKLNKISSTTVSAPVYFDGGEIQQLKLSAPVEKPKLWSAEKPHLYTFVLTIVDEQGQVQDAVSCKVGFRSFEIKDGLMKINGKRVVFKGTNRHEFSCDTGRALSKEDMITDILLMKSHNINAVRTSHYPNQSVWYELCDEYGLYVIDETNLETHGSWQYGQQELNDFNVPASRPEWLANVIDRCNSMMQRDKNHPSVVIWSLGNESFGGDNFIAMHDYLREADPTRPVHYEGTFHYRASDMASDIESTMYHKPHEVEFYAKNNPQKPYILCEYSHAMGNSCGGLHLYTELFDKYDVIQGAFIWDWVDQAIRTKTPEGVEYLAYGGDFGENPHDGNFSGNGLLFADRTVTPKLLEVKKCYQSIIISAVDLSKGVFSLRNTYLFTDIEEYELQWRISLEGDTVQSGSLRIGGAPGETVECILPYDLDALGKEKEAVLTVSFVQTAAAAWAEANHEMAWEQFVLVPRTAVLLPAPAGEAPQVTEQAELLQIEGADFALSFNTANGDLVSYQSSGRELLLEPARPNFWRAVTDNDMGNKLHERCAVWRDASYNRTLLSFSYQTQGSVVYVNAAYQLPTNPDSILFVKYEIRPDGAVEITQELNPGFSSLPEIPEFGMLFTLDSSLDTISWYGRGPHENYWDRQKSAAIGRYNGKVSDQFTPYLKPQESGNKTDVRYASISEGADGPGLYFDSAILFEINALPWSPEELEANDHGYKLPVSNKTVLRVNYKQMGVGGDDSWGAPTHTEFTLPANRPYSFKFTLSPR; encoded by the coding sequence GTGCGCAAGAAGCTAGATTACCAGCCCCCTGCCAACGGTTACCCCGAGTGGAATAACAACCCGGAGATTTTTGAACTCAACCGGATGAAGGCACATGCCTCGAAGATGTCCTATCCCTCTGTGGAACAGGCACTTGAAGGCAGCAAAGAATCTTCTCCCTATTATCAGTCACTCAACGGCACTTGGAAATTTTCGTTCTCCGAAACACCTGAACAGCGCATTAAGGAGTTCTATACTGCAGAATATGACAGCAGCGGCTGGGCAGACATGCCTGTCCCTTCTCACTGGCAGTTCCAGGGTTATGATTACCCTCAATATACCAATGTGCGTTATCCGTGGGCTGTGTCTGAGCCTGATCTGAAGCCGCCTTTTGCTCCGACCAAATATAATCCGGTAGGTTCGTATGTCCGCACCTTTACTGTACCCGAGTCCTGGGACGGACAGCCGGTATACCTCAGCTTCCAGGGCGTTGAATCCGCATTTTACGTATGGGTCAACGGTGAGCTGGCAGGCTACGGTGAAGATACGTTTACGCCATCCGAATATGACATTACCGCTTATCTGCGTGAAGGCGAGAACAAGCTGGCAGTTGAAGTCTACCGCTGGTGTGATGCCAGCTGGCTGGAAGATCAGGATTTCTGGCGGCTGAGCGGGATCTTCCGTGATGTCTATCTGTATACTACGCCGTCTGTGCATATTGCCGACTTCTTCGTCCGTACCGATCTGGATTCCGATTTTGTCAATGCGGATCTGAATGTCGATGTTACGCTGGAAGATTATTATGGACAAAAGCCGGGGTCATTAAGTCTGCAGATGCAGCTCTACGATGACAAACTCAATAAAATTTCGTCTACAACAGTTAGCGCACCCGTCTACTTCGATGGTGGCGAAATTCAGCAGCTCAAGCTATCTGCACCCGTGGAGAAACCTAAGCTGTGGAGCGCGGAGAAGCCGCATCTGTATACGTTTGTTCTGACAATCGTGGATGAGCAGGGACAGGTACAGGATGCAGTGAGCTGCAAGGTAGGCTTCCGTTCCTTCGAGATCAAGGATGGCCTCATGAAAATCAACGGCAAACGTGTCGTCTTTAAAGGTACGAACCGCCATGAATTCTCCTGCGACACCGGCCGCGCCCTCTCCAAAGAGGATATGATCACAGATATTCTGCTCATGAAGTCCCATAACATTAACGCTGTGCGGACCTCCCATTACCCGAATCAATCTGTATGGTATGAGCTGTGTGATGAGTACGGCCTATATGTAATTGACGAGACCAACCTGGAAACCCACGGTTCCTGGCAGTACGGGCAGCAAGAGCTCAATGACTTCAATGTTCCCGCGAGCAGACCGGAATGGCTGGCCAATGTTATAGACCGCTGCAACTCCATGATGCAAAGAGACAAAAACCATCCGTCAGTCGTCATCTGGTCGCTGGGGAATGAATCCTTTGGCGGTGACAACTTCATTGCCATGCATGATTATCTGCGGGAAGCGGACCCGACCCGTCCTGTTCATTATGAAGGTACTTTCCACTACAGAGCTTCTGACATGGCCAGCGATATCGAGTCTACGATGTACCACAAACCGCATGAGGTTGAGTTTTATGCCAAAAACAATCCGCAAAAGCCTTATATTCTCTGTGAATACAGCCATGCGATGGGCAATTCCTGCGGCGGCCTGCACTTGTACACCGAACTGTTCGATAAATATGATGTTATACAGGGTGCCTTCATTTGGGATTGGGTCGATCAGGCGATCCGCACGAAAACTCCGGAGGGTGTGGAATATCTGGCTTACGGGGGCGATTTCGGCGAAAACCCGCATGACGGCAACTTCAGCGGCAACGGCCTGCTGTTCGCAGACCGTACAGTCACTCCGAAATTGTTAGAGGTTAAGAAATGCTACCAGAGCATCATTATTTCGGCTGTTGACCTGAGCAAAGGTGTGTTTAGCCTGCGCAATACGTACCTGTTCACCGACATCGAAGAATATGAGCTGCAGTGGAGAATCAGTCTGGAAGGTGACACTGTGCAATCCGGGTCTCTGCGTATCGGAGGGGCACCTGGAGAAACAGTTGAATGTATCCTTCCATATGACCTTGATGCCTTGGGTAAAGAAAAGGAAGCCGTGCTGACTGTCAGCTTTGTGCAGACCGCTGCTGCTGCCTGGGCAGAGGCTAACCATGAAATGGCCTGGGAACAATTCGTTCTGGTTCCGCGCACCGCTGTCCTCCTCCCTGCTCCTGCAGGAGAAGCACCGCAGGTAACCGAACAAGCTGAACTGCTGCAGATTGAAGGTGCAGACTTTGCACTTAGCTTTAATACAGCAAACGGAGATCTGGTATCTTATCAATCCTCCGGCAGAGAGCTGCTGCTTGAGCCGGCCAGACCGAATTTCTGGAGAGCGGTGACCGACAATGATATGGGGAACAAGCTGCACGAGCGTTGCGCGGTATGGAGAGACGCTTCCTACAACCGGACGCTCCTCAGCTTCTCTTATCAGACTCAAGGCAGTGTAGTATATGTGAACGCCGCGTACCAGCTGCCCACTAATCCGGATTCCATCCTGTTTGTGAAATATGAAATCCGTCCGGATGGCGCCGTTGAAATCACCCAGGAGCTGAACCCGGGCTTCAGCAGCCTGCCGGAGATTCCTGAATTCGGTATGCTGTTCACCTTGGATTCGTCCCTGGATACCATCTCCTGGTATGGACGCGGACCGCATGAGAACTACTGGGACAGACAAAAGAGCGCAGCCATCGGCCGTTACAACGGCAAGGTAAGCGACCAGTTCACGCCTTACCTCAAGCCGCAGGAGAGCGGCAACAAGACGGATGTGCGTTATGCTTCAATCTCAGAAGGTGCGGATGGACCGGGACTTTATTTTGACAGTGCCATCCTCTTTGAGATCAATGCTCTTCCTTGGAGTCCTGAGGAGCTGGAGGCGAACGACCATGGCTACAAATTGCCTGTTTCAAATAAAACTGTCCTGCGGGTAAATTACAAGCAAATGGGTGTCGGCGGCGACGACAGCTGGGGCGCTCCAACTCATACGGAGTTTACCTTGCCGGCTAACCGTCCGTATTCGTTCAAGTTTACTTTGTCTCCTAGATAA
- a CDS encoding AraC family transcriptional regulator, which translates to MESKLVFCENDEMMLLPLYATTIGFWEHQVQTAREAGFPDYQMHQILEGKGELIVGDKRYIVGPGEVFFLYPDIPHEYTPISREWKLAWISFNGREAAQMLLYAGIRESGPGKLRSEAFLEPLREMLLLPDDNELGVNLERSKLLFALLLDLKQRLLPATNHEDEMERIRPVLRYIELHLHQPLVLKDMAEVIKVSPQYLCRLFQRTVRERPVTYINKQRINRSKQLMFSIRGKKIYEIAQEAGFENVSYFCAVFKKVTGMKPEEFKRLHGLD; encoded by the coding sequence ATGGAGAGCAAGCTGGTTTTTTGTGAAAATGATGAAATGATGCTGCTGCCGCTGTATGCCACAACGATTGGCTTCTGGGAACATCAGGTACAGACTGCACGGGAGGCGGGTTTTCCGGATTATCAGATGCATCAGATTCTGGAAGGCAAAGGCGAGCTGATTGTCGGGGACAAACGCTATATTGTCGGGCCGGGAGAGGTTTTTTTTCTGTACCCGGATATTCCGCACGAGTATACTCCGATCAGCCGGGAATGGAAGCTGGCCTGGATTTCTTTTAACGGGAGGGAAGCCGCCCAGATGCTGCTGTATGCAGGCATTCGTGAGTCCGGCCCCGGGAAATTGCGCTCGGAGGCTTTCCTAGAACCTCTGCGGGAGATGCTGCTGCTGCCGGATGACAATGAGCTGGGAGTTAATCTGGAGCGGAGCAAGCTGTTATTTGCGCTGCTGCTGGATTTGAAGCAAAGGCTGCTGCCTGCCACGAATCATGAGGATGAAATGGAACGGATCCGGCCTGTGCTGCGCTATATTGAGCTTCATCTGCACCAGCCGCTTGTGCTGAAGGACATGGCGGAGGTTATTAAGGTGTCACCGCAGTATTTATGCAGGCTGTTTCAGCGAACCGTACGCGAACGTCCGGTAACGTATATCAACAAGCAGCGGATCAACCGCAGCAAGCAGCTGATGTTCAGCATCCGCGGCAAAAAAATATATGAAATCGCCCAGGAGGCGGGCTTTGAGAATGTGAGTTATTTTTGTGCGGTGTTTAAAAAGGTTACCGGCATGAAGCCGGAGGAGTTTAAAAGATTGCATGGATTGGATTAA
- a CDS encoding NAD(P)/FAD-dependent oxidoreductase: MERKLDAVIIGGGPAGLNAALVLGRARKNVIVIDDIQPRNWVTRETHGFLTRDGVSPAEFRRAAQEEIGAYPSVHFVTDSAVSVSGADGDFQITTAQGQLFQSKKLLFAVGKKDAPLTINGLDAVYGKSAFVCPYCDGWELRDQPLALIVKGANAVHLASVIPGWSSNYTIVTNGPDEMTEEERSELKRHNIPVYDSPIVQIESDDGIVRQIVLEDGTEISCRGIFFAPQLVAGSELPAALGCRMTDTGSVFVDEYGKTSVPGVYSAGDAASEKYQAIAAASSGALAAIGMNSELLAEAWKAKG, from the coding sequence ATGGAGCGCAAGCTGGACGCAGTAATTATCGGAGGCGGACCCGCAGGGTTAAATGCTGCACTGGTGCTGGGGCGGGCCAGAAAAAATGTAATTGTAATCGATGATATCCAGCCGCGCAACTGGGTAACCCGGGAGACTCATGGCTTTTTGACACGGGATGGTGTTAGTCCGGCAGAGTTTCGCCGCGCAGCCCAGGAGGAGATTGGAGCGTATCCTTCAGTACATTTTGTGACAGATTCGGCGGTGTCGGTGTCGGGGGCAGACGGAGATTTTCAAATAACAACAGCACAGGGACAACTCTTTCAGAGTAAAAAGCTGCTTTTTGCAGTGGGGAAAAAAGATGCCCCGTTAACTATTAACGGGTTGGACGCCGTGTATGGTAAAAGCGCCTTTGTGTGCCCTTATTGTGACGGCTGGGAGCTGCGGGATCAACCGCTGGCGTTAATTGTTAAAGGGGCTAATGCTGTGCATTTGGCTTCTGTGATCCCGGGATGGAGCAGCAACTATACTATCGTTACCAATGGTCCTGACGAAATGACGGAAGAGGAACGCAGCGAGCTGAAGAGACATAATATCCCTGTGTATGACTCCCCGATTGTACAGATCGAATCCGATGACGGTATTGTGCGGCAAATTGTTCTGGAGGATGGTACGGAGATTTCGTGCAGGGGGATATTTTTTGCGCCTCAGCTTGTTGCGGGATCGGAGCTGCCGGCCGCTTTGGGCTGCAGGATGACTGATACGGGATCGGTGTTTGTAGATGAATATGGCAAAACCAGCGTTCCCGGTGTCTACAGTGCCGGTGATGCGGCAAGTGAAAAGTATCAGGCGATTGCTGCTGCCTCGTCCGGTGCGTTAGCCGCAATAGGGATGAACAGCGAGCTGCTTGCAGAGGCTTGGAAAGCAAAAGGATGA
- a CDS encoding AAA family ATPase, whose amino-acid sequence MNKLIFFLGPAGAGKTTLAKAVASRRTAAVLDMDILLRPAADAIMTMHGLDPSDRDSDQYKKLCRDLGYRITMDAALDNLGLCSDIFVVGPFTKEAADPHWIDNELARIGLTLQDVEVKVVLVTLANEGLFRERIEGRHSPLDDWKFQNWDIFRSAFKSRTVAWPLPSSHVVTIDNSNPDRAVTAAEVEMFIYSSM is encoded by the coding sequence ATGAACAAACTTATCTTTTTCCTCGGACCTGCCGGAGCAGGCAAAACTACCCTGGCCAAAGCCGTCGCCTCCAGGCGCACCGCAGCTGTGCTCGACATGGACATTCTTTTGCGCCCTGCAGCCGATGCTATAATGACGATGCATGGACTGGACCCGTCCGACAGGGACTCAGACCAATACAAAAAGCTCTGCCGGGACCTCGGCTACCGGATTACGATGGACGCTGCGCTGGATAATCTCGGTCTTTGCAGTGATATATTTGTGGTCGGTCCGTTCACCAAGGAAGCCGCAGACCCGCATTGGATAGACAATGAACTGGCACGGATCGGGCTTACGCTCCAGGATGTAGAGGTCAAAGTTGTCCTTGTCACTCTGGCTAATGAAGGATTATTCAGGGAACGCATAGAGGGCAGACACTCCCCGCTCGATGATTGGAAATTTCAGAACTGGGACATCTTCCGCTCTGCTTTTAAAAGCCGCACTGTAGCTTGGCCCCTGCCATCTTCCCATGTGGTAACAATCGACAATTCCAATCCGGATAGGGCAGTGACTGCGGCGGAAGTGGAAATGTTTATTTATTCATCAATGTGA
- a CDS encoding FprA family A-type flavoprotein has protein sequence MNNTEIRIARDTYWVGKIDNREVPFHRLILAKGTTYNSYLLKTGKPTVIDTVDMEFGREFAERMEQLMDPLDIAYIVINHTEPDHSGGLAALASRAANATIVCTEIAVPELQEMYKLHARNFLVVKDGDTLDIGGKTLLFKETPYLHTAETMITYCVEDKILFPCDIFSTHVAVEKLFSDEAGFDITDDFKGYYNAIIHPHRRYVRTLIEAVKDLDIQMIAPSHGFLIRKDVRKYIDLYAELSRETTQGKKAAVVYTTLKNNTKKMAGILQNTLQANGIDTEVWDADKSDMAAILDSVSAADAVFIGSSTRYADMIGNLEPLLKELQNMNLEGKLAAAFGSYGWSGEAIEVIQDYLNGTNMTVQSTSDVIKSTGMTHVEFPIRVRFSPKEAEKTQKIKNAADFVSDLLLSSF, from the coding sequence ATGAACAATACAGAAATCAGGATCGCCAGGGATACGTACTGGGTAGGCAAAATTGACAACCGTGAGGTGCCGTTCCACCGCCTTATCCTTGCAAAAGGAACGACATATAACTCTTATTTACTCAAAACAGGCAAGCCGACTGTGATCGATACCGTAGATATGGAATTTGGCCGGGAATTTGCGGAACGGATGGAGCAGCTGATGGATCCGCTGGATATTGCCTACATTGTCATTAACCATACTGAACCTGACCACTCCGGGGGTCTTGCGGCTCTTGCATCACGGGCGGCGAATGCGACGATTGTCTGCACAGAGATTGCCGTACCCGAGCTGCAGGAAATGTACAAGCTGCATGCCCGTAATTTTCTGGTGGTGAAGGATGGGGATACGCTGGATATCGGCGGAAAAACGCTGCTGTTCAAAGAAACGCCGTACCTTCATACCGCAGAAACGATGATTACCTATTGTGTGGAGGACAAAATACTGTTCCCTTGCGATATATTCAGCACTCATGTGGCGGTGGAGAAGCTGTTCAGCGATGAGGCCGGATTCGATATTACTGACGACTTCAAAGGCTACTATAACGCCATTATCCATCCGCACAGAAGATATGTCAGAACACTGATTGAAGCTGTAAAAGATCTGGACATTCAGATGATTGCCCCTTCGCACGGGTTCCTGATCCGGAAAGATGTCCGCAAGTATATTGATTTGTACGCTGAATTGAGCCGTGAAACGACGCAGGGCAAAAAGGCAGCCGTCGTGTACACGACACTCAAAAACAACACCAAAAAAATGGCCGGTATTCTTCAGAATACGCTGCAGGCGAACGGAATCGATACCGAAGTATGGGATGCAGATAAAAGTGATATGGCAGCCATTCTCGACAGCGTCAGCGCGGCGGATGCCGTTTTCATTGGAAGCTCGACCCGCTACGCAGATATGATCGGCAACCTGGAGCCCCTGCTGAAGGAGCTGCAAAATATGAATCTGGAAGGCAAGCTCGCGGCAGCGTTCGGCTCTTACGGCTGGAGCGGTGAAGCCATCGAAGTCATTCAAGACTACCTGAACGGTACGAATATGACCGTGCAGAGCACTTCTGATGTGATCAAATCCACCGGCATGACGCATGTCGAATTTCCGATCCGGGTCCGTTTTTCTCCCAAAGAAGCAGAGAAGACGCAGAAGATTAAGAATGCCGCTGATTTTGTCTCCGATTTGCTGCTGAGCTCGTTCTAA